A segment of the Arachis hypogaea cultivar Tifrunner chromosome 5, arahy.Tifrunner.gnm2.J5K5, whole genome shotgun sequence genome:
caatatttttaattaatataacttttttttatctcaATTATCAAATACAGATTAGATATCAAACTACTAAATATAGTTTAACTATTATTTTCTACCTCTAAATTGTATTCGGCATTTATACTTTAAAGAAGAATTGcaaatattttagtatttaatcATATTAAGTATTTACTAAActaagttattaaaattaattattagtataaaatatatattaaaatataaaatatattaaaaataaattaaataatatatatttatatataaatacaaaactaattttaatatataaataatatttttatttaatattttaaatgttataatcattttaaatttttaatcattaatctcatttatatatatatatatatatatatatatatatatatatatatatatatatatggatatatgtgtgtgtgtgtggataattgagatcaataattaaaataattgaaacaacTAACACCGAATCACTTTAAAGTTTAAATGTTTACTATattttacaattaattttttagtGTATAAAAGGTAGCAGTAGTAGGCTAGTAGCTCCAAGTAGCACCAAAACATATgggttaatttttgtttttttttttattaagtgtTTAAGGCATTGTGTTGTGTCTTGTGTGTCAACGCATGAAGTGAATTTGAGCAACATGTGTAAAAAGAACGACGGTGTCCGAATAAAAATAGATGTCAAAGAATATTAGTCTATTAGATGTACTAGAACTTTGGCCTAAAACTACATAATAATGGAATTTTTATAGATTTTTGGCTTAAAATTATGTAAATCATAAAATCTTCGTATATTTTACTAACTTCaacaaaatgattaaaaaaataatagaattaaattattaatttatataaaaaaatttatatttaaaattattttttacccaCAATTTATGTTCATTCtaccaataaattatttttttcaccaCGATTTATGTACGGCAGAATTTAACCATGAATTGTTATCTCTATCCAAATTTCACGTTTTTTTTTAAACTAGTATAGAGATAATGATTTACAATAAAATTAAGGGGACAAAAATATTATCCTTTCTCATTTAGGATAATCTAATAATTTTTACTTCCATTTGGTATCTTTAAATATATTACTCATTAGAATACTTAtgtcatgtttttaaaatttttaagtatatttttatcatttaaatattttaaatatacttTTTGTCAATAAATACGAGTGTACTTAATTtgtgtatttatttttagttttttttcagaattttataaaaaaaatcaaaaataaaaataaaaataaaaataaaattttattattttcatattttttatataattttaaaaataaaaaatattaaaaataaaaatacaaactaaatacactataaatttttaagaaatattggataatatactttaaaaaaatggTGTTTTCTTTTATAATCCTTCTGAATCCTTATTTATAAGACAAAACACCCCTGTTAATGTGTCTTTATTATTAGATATTAGACAAAAAATAcagtaaaatatataaataaaaaataaaaaatttatataaaataactttttttaagaATTATAACTTTTTTCcatcacaaaaaaattataataacactCTCTTTTAATAAATAGAGAATACACTTCTCACTAAATATAGGAGAAAACCtctcaaaaaaattttctatgttatgtaactcaaaattactatttttttttggataaattgAATTAAACTGAATTAAGAAGACTCAATTTATagatgtatttttttaatataaatcatCCTTTAATTAGAGgtaaatattttttctctgttttctatCATTAAAATTATATCGTTATAAGTTAGGAATGTTTATatcctttcattttatttagttttttactaaaataattttactaattttataatcTCCTACTTAAAGTTAATTTTGGTATTAAAAGTCTCACAATGGGCCAAATTCTGAGTCGGATGACAGGCGGAGAATCACCCATCCCATGCTCTGTCGCTAGATCTGTAGAGGGCGTAGTAGACGAAGGCATGTAGTTCAGATTTGGGACCATGATGAACTGTTGGTCCGCTGGACCCGCCTGTGACGTCACAAAGGTCAACGGGGTAGTCGGAGAGTAGAGGACTAAGATTGAACAGTCACAGGAGATTCGGTGAAAACTCTCCCTCTACCACGACCATGAAATCTACTAGGTCTACTTGTGCTACATGTTGTCATGTCTGTAAAAAGAATGTATTATTAACACTAATCAGTATATGTATAAACTGCACGAATCATtcaacatttatattatttaaaaaaaattgacataatCTTCCTTAAAATTGGACATATATTTCTTTTAACGGTTCTCACGAATCCAACCAACCTCAATCCATAACATTAATTAAaacacaattaaataaaaatttacagcATCACTAGAAATCCTAAAGGCTAAAACCACTAATAATAGTACTATTTATGTCAAGAGGATATAATATAGactaatcaaattaaaaataattatttcataAGTAAATGGCATATCATTGCTCTTAAATTGTCACATTCACTTTATGTGATTGAAATTCTACTTTATTAGTTTTAGTTATTCacataaaaattagtttaatCCATGTTATTATGATGCTTATATTACTCTTCAAAACTTCCTTCTAATAATCCTACCTACTAaatgtatattatatattaaatatagtgATACATTTTGTTCGTTTGTTCGGACGTTTGGTAGGTCAAGCTGAATTGGAACGGGAGCAGAGACTCGAAGTGGTTAGGACCTGAGCGTGAGATGGGATGTTGGAAGAGGATGCTCGTTTGGATCAGCGGAGTGACGATGTGGTAGGATCACCTGCAAaaactccgacgctcaagtcaatatTCGTACAAGAGGTGGCGATTTAGGGTTAGAGTAGGTGATGTACTTGTGGGGAAGGGTAGGTCCCTCCTCCTTTATTCCGTACTCGGGTGGGCTCCTGTGACTAGACTCACCTGTCTGAAAACTTCTACTAGCTGTCCAGGTTCCACGTGGATGAGGAGGTGACGTGCGGGTCACCTCTTGGCTCGAGTCGATACCTGTCGGGTCGGTTACTCGCGTCTGGACTCAGGTCGCTAGTGGGTTGGGTCGGAACAGTTTTCCCAATGTGCTAGCTGCAAGCATAGGAGCTCGTAGTTGGCGCGTTTGATCTAATTGTTTCTGCCTCGATCGAGTTCTCCTAGGGTCGGGAGTCCATGATGGAATCCGTGCCCCCAACGCGCGAGTTACCCTCGTCCGTTACTAGAAGCGTTGCCTCGATTTCTTTGTCGAGCATTTAATGTTCATTATGGCTGATTTGAAATTTGTGGGGGAAAGCCCATTTTGTCTCTGACTTTTCGCGCTTTTCAATGACAGTTACTATTCTGCAGTTTTCCCTTTTGCTCCTTATTCCTTCATACCTCTCCTAATCCTTTGTCTTTAATAGCGCCTCTGCTTGCTTTGGACTCTCTAATATATCTTCTTTATTCTTGCACCTACATTCTTTTCTTCAAGAATTGCAGCAGTCATATCATTAAAGGAAAGATAGTCTGTCAAAATATTATTGGTTAAGTTAATGATGTGTTTATCATATGAATCCAATAGATTTTGAAGTAGAAGCTCTACACATTCATTTTCTGCTATGTTGTAATCCAACGATGAGAGTTGAAAAAATAGTGTATTCAGATTGTTGATGTGATCTGTTGTCGATGTAGATTCACTTATTCAAAGAGTATAAAGTCTTCTCCTTAAGAATACCTTGTTATGAAGTGATTTGACTTCATATGATGTGGTAAGAGCATTCTAAATTTCTTTTGCTGTCCTTTTCTCTATTACACTTTACAAGACTAAATCACTTAGTGCTAAGtgtaagtttgtaaaaatattgtcatccattttctttcatttttcataTGCAATCTCAGTGGGTCTACCTTCAATTGCTGCCACGTAATTATCTTTTCTCtaaatttcttatattttttttattttcataagaAAAAATTATTCTGATTGAATTTTAGAATTTCATACATTACTGCCACTTTTTTTATATGCGGTAACtcacagcaaaagaaaaaattattaatcagcAACCTTTAACTCTAATACCACTTTAGGTATCAAACAAATGAGTAGTAAAATATaaagatgaaaaattaaaaatttgtataaaatattttttttttatgaattataacTTCTCtctattacaaaaaaattatattgacacTCTTCTTTGACAAAAGGAGAATATACCTCTTTCTAAATACAGGAGAAAAtctctcaaaaaaaaaatttctatgtaACTCAATATTATTCTTGTTagatgaattaaattaaattaaattaaaaaggctAAATTTATAGATGCATTTTTTTTAATGTGAATCATCtattaattaaaggtaaataattcttctatttttttaccATTAAAATTCTATAGTTATAAAGTAGGAATGTTTATatcctttcattttatttaacttttaacaaaaataactttactaattttatatttataatgtgCCAACACAGTACAAGTCTCATAAATATCCTATTTTCATTTTGCAACAAAAAATCACATTATTGCCAATTAACCAACCTATCACTCGATAAGTAAGTTAAAGTTTCTAAAAAAATTGATGCTGAGGTTCCTACTTCATAACTTCCTGGAGCACAAGCTGCTTAAGTGCTTGCTGTGAAAGTGGAAATTGTTGCACAATCTAAAAAGCTAATAATGTGCAATAAGTGCATAGGGATGGCAATACCATTTGAATTCGCGGGTACCCACCCGCCCTTATCTGTTCGGGGCGGGTAATTATCCGTCCCGTACTGGAGCGGATTTTTAGCGGGGCGGGTTCCTGGGAGGGACGGGGCGGAGTCGAgtttaggtaatacccgcccctacccgtcccgctatatatataaaatatattattttaatatataatttgtataatatatgtaaaataattagtaaatgattaataatattgtatcatatttaaatttttactttaatttatgttatgtatgtgatgatggttatataaattttaaaatttaattttatttattggattttaataattataggagcgGGTACCCACAAGGGCGAGTTAGGATTCAGCGTTTTACTACCCGCGGATGAAGTGGGACGGATTCTATGCGGGTTGGTGTACGAAGGGACGGGGTTAGATatagcaaaaacccgcccctacccgccccgttgccacccctgtAAGTGCATGTTGAAATACAAGATGATATAGCTCATGCTAAGTAGTTAGAAGGAGTTGAAAGGGAAGGATAAAGTAGAGAATATGTTTAGAATGTTGTATCTGAAATTGTTgtagtaaaaaataaattctcAATTTTATCTCAGAACTAAGAACTaccaaaataaagtaaaaaaaaaaactaaagaaatCAAAGAAGGGTCTTGATTTTGAGAAATTGGCAAAACTTGGAGAATAAGAAGATTAATTGCTTCGGATGGTTTGAGTACAGAGAAAGTCACAAGAGAGTAGAAGAAGCTATGAGTGTTAATAAGGATGACAAAACAAGTAGTTCTACCAAGACCTATCTAAAATAGGGGCCGTCACCCCGTCCCACTAAATTAAAATAGATTTAAAATACTAGCCCACTTCATTTTGTAGCAGATTGAGAGCCGATATCCTTTTTTGtctaatacttttttttaaattaattaaattaaataaaattaataaaattatttataataatattttattcttaaattactgtaaaaaaataaccattttaacttaatttttaaattatcaattttGAACAATAACATTATCTAAAAATAGAAtacaatacaaaaaaataaaagaattttgtAAACAATGTGGATttagcaattttttttatttaacaggTTCCAAACCCTACTCCAAATTTATTAAGAATTACAGAGCAATAATATATCTATACATTGCTAATATGTTAATTATCGAAATAAATTTATCTAGGATTGGTGAAATAAAAAAACAGTTAACTTCTAGTAAAATTGATATAATAGTAGACATAACgatatataagaataaaattgactttaaatcaatttgattatatttaaaattaaagatattaaaaaagTTAATTCATCTcacaattaaaagaaataatacaccctacaattttaatttcaaattagaaaaaaaaaacatacgaAGACTTGAAGTACAATTTTAACAATTTTAATATACTAGTGCTATAGAAAGTCtatcacaaaatttcaaacaaaattgcAATGTCCAATAATAGATTAAAGATAATAATGATCACATGGACAAAATTGGTTCACAAAAGCATAATTAGCTGGACATAGTTTATATCCAAATTCATTAAGCGTTAAATTTATCTCCAATTTGGCCAACAACACACTATTATACAAAGTAATAGCCTAAATATACAGAAATTATAGCTCACCAttgattaaaaattaacaatctcctctctctctctctatttctaGATTTATTAAAAAGTTGATGTATCTGAATAcatttatatcaaaatataataattttcaatgaataaaaaagagagagatttAATTTGAGGAGTACGAACTACGAAGTATATATGGAATGGACATAATATATGTACAGCTCCCTGATTCTCTTCACACCATTACAGGATGTTCTGAATTCTTCTATGTGCAACCTGACCATAGAAGTTTCTTGTCCGGAAAAACAAACCAAGAGCTGCCAGAGAACCCAAAACAGTGGCAGATGCCATTATAAGGAAAGACAACATGAAACAATGAGTTCCAATGCAAATGTTTCCCTCTGATGCTTCTTTGTCATATATATACCCAACAACTCTCACTGAAAATATGTAAGATCCCACAGGACTTGCTATTGTAATGGTGTTATATATGCTACCCATATTTCCCACACCAAATATCTCAGAAGCGATTGTGGGCATTATTGACCACTGAGAGCCATAACAGATACCCACCAAAACTGAACCAACATATAGAGCACCCTGCAATCCAGAAGCAATAATCAAATGGCCAATGCTCATGACCATTAAGGTGATGACCATAAACAAAGGTCTTGCCCATCCTCTTGTGTGTAAGAAGTGATCCGAGATATAACCACCTCCGAAACGCCCAGCGAAGTTCCAAATGCTCCACAATGAAACCAAGGAATCTATGTTGCACAAATACATGTGTTCGATACGTTATGATACGATACACAAACATTAtttcttttagaaaaaaaaaaaaaagaaactagtATAGCAATATATGTTAAATAACAtgtcataattattaataaaataaagtatttatATAAAGTGATAGTATAATTGGAGGAAAATAATGGATATAGACATAATGTAGTATTTGATTTAAAATCTTCAAATTACAAGATTTCTGGCacatttaaaattaactaaaggCTAAATTATTAAAGATATATGAAAATACATGAATGAATGTAGATACATAATGAGAGTATTGATACGAGATACGAGTAGTAATACAAGTATGTCACTAATCTTAAAGTATCTGCGCATCATAGAAACAAACCTGTCTCGCGCACGGTGTAACCGAGGGATTCCCCTATTTGGCTGATATTATTAATAGTTGCAAGTCCTGATCCCATGGCACATGCCACAGACAAAAACAAAATCCAAAAGTTTAGAGTTTGTGCTGCTTGCAAAAGGTTCAAGTTTCCTCCCAGTTGCAGAGTCCTCTGTTTGTTAGTATCTGATTCTGAGGACACTTGCTCCACAATTAGTTGGGATCTCTCATCATGAAAATTTTCAGAGATATTGGCAAGGGTCGCCTCATGTGCTTGAATTGCAATACAAAGAAGTGAGGCTAGCAACACAATGAGCAAAATCAACATGAGCACGTGGATAATTAATGGCACTCTAAGGATGTTCTCCAGGATTATAACAGTCATTAGATATGCAGCGACAACCACagccatggaagaaaacatgtttAGATATTTCCTTTCGTCGCCCTCTCGGGTGTTGTGGATTCTTACAAACCACATAAGCAGCAAAGTATTTATCGGCGGCAAGAGAGCTAGCATCAGAAGATATGCTTTAGGCTTGTTGTTGAATATTGTCCTATACACTTGAATTAGTATTGCTCCACTGAGACCAAGAAATCCCTATCAACAAAAAGCAAATTCCAAAAGGCAGAACTTGAAAAACGACACAACACATCAGGAACCAAAAGGCTAGAATCCGATCAAGTAGAATTGGCACAATATCAGAAACACATACACTTCAAAATCAAAAAcgcaaataaaaaacaataaatgaagATATAACTTTGTACAACTTCAATGTAAAAAAACGCTtttgtattataaaatattttaaataaaaacacatcaaatttaatatttagtttgtatatagtttaattaatttctaaataatataatactttttaaaatatactatatactatcattaatttatcATCCTATGCTTCGCATAGGTCTCATTCTAGTAATAAATTAATAAGTATAAACCAAAACAATTAAATATGATAGGGTGGTGTTGTCATTTTCATCAAAGTGGTACCTAAAGTATGAATTGAATCAAATTAATCAAATATTGGATTTTGGGATGCTCCAAAGTATTGGGGACAACAAAAGTAAGCTAGTTAGTTTAACTCAAGAATTTGTATCTAACTCACCTAGCTTGAAGAATTCATAACATAAACCAACATAATCCTGTCTATACTATCTGaacagaagagagagagagagagtgaaatgGAGTTGCTTAGTTTAGAAAGTTCCATTTGAGGGATAGTTATGTCAGTTAGCACGTAACAATTTAATTAGCTCATTGAAAGTTTGGCACTGGTGATATTCTACTCCATGTAGATCACAAATTTCACTCATTTTTCACTAAACTTCTCTCGGATTCTACTTTCTATACTTTGATAAAAAAGACttctaaaacaaaaaaagatgGCAATTGAGAAAATTCCTAAATTGGTAGCCAAACGTTTTTGTGTTGGACAATTTTTTCTTCTCCATTTTTAGAAAGTTGGAAGTCTCTAACCATGCAAATGTACTTCAAAATTTGAGAATGACAAATTTTCATTCCTCATCATTTTTCTTCAGGACAAGTTCTCCACTACTAATCTAGCACATCTTCTCCATTGACAAGGGATAAATTTGCTATttcaaatattgagaatttttttGTGGGAAAATTAATGACCACTAAAACAGAGCTAATTATTAAGAAATACTAATCACATCAAAAttgtaaaagataatttttagctGCCGTAGCTATATAATTAGATGTTGCTTTCAAAATTAAATTCGCCTAAGAGAAAGTTTTAGAAACcgtcacttttattaaaatttagctaGTATTTAACCATTAAAAAAAGAGTGTGTAATTTTacactattagatatattctcataccattaaaaatattaataatagttaattgatgactacaaatcatAAAATATGATGACTCGTAACACTACTgttcatataaaattattaagatAATACAGACTacagttaaaaattattagataatttagactaaattattatttaataattatcaatTATCCACCTCATAATATGAGTTGTCACTGCTTGTTTACCTCGAAACTCATTTACAGTTGGGCATACCTGAAATTGATAGTTAACAACCGCATAATTTGATAGTTTACCTTCATGATGCCCACAATGGTTCCCCTATAGTCAGGGAAGTTGTGGACGCCGGTGACAACATTGGAAGTGTTGAAGTAGCCCTGAGCCTGGGCTGTCACGTACATGAATAGGCACATGACAGGCACGGGCACCGGCGCGATAACGCCCGCAACCGCTGCCCACATGAGGAAATAGCCCAAGAAGCATTGGGCCGAGCCCAATAAGTGGATCAGCCAGGGCCCGTTAGCTGTTCGGCGCGCAGCGAAGTCGTAGAGAAGGCCGCAAAGGACACCGGCGTTGATCCCTACGTCCTTCCAGACGGACACAGTGGTGAGAGTTGACTGATCGTAGTGCAGCGTTGACTTTAGGGTTTGGGAATAGATTGAGAAAGTGTAGAGTGATCCGCTGCTGCATTGAATCCATGTGCTCGCCACCGTGGATATCCACTTCGATTTCGCGTATGAGCTCAACTTCCTCCAATCCATCATCACTTTGGTGGATTGATTTTGAAGTTCTTAGGTTTTTGACATTTTTCAGTGTGTCGGTTGTTATTCTGAAGTTTTAGGGTTCAATCCGGTAATGACGCCTGTAAAGTCGGACGCTGTTCGTTTTGCCACTTGTTAGTTGTTTACTATTGTAGTATTTGAAATGGGCTTAgcaactttattatttttcagtGTGTTGGGTTCTTTCCTGGTCTCCTTATTCCTCTTCTCTGTATGTTCTACTTCTGTTGCGTTAGTGAGTGCTGTTCTGTCTGTTATGTTACGCTGTTGTTACTTGTTACAATGATGAGAAGGTGATACTATTCTGTTATTGCTGTTCTGTTCTGTCACAATAACAGAAGAGGTGATACTGTGAACTGTCAGCAATGATATTgtaaatagttaaataatttaatcaaatatatttagTATGTTAAATCATTTAATAATTCACAATATCATACGTTTTCGTGAAAGTTGCAACCttacaagaattaaaacttgAAACTGCAATACGAGAATTACCGTTACTGTGATttggaaaagagagaaaataagaacTGTATGCAGCTTGTAAGAATTGAAGAGAGCGAGCTCTTATGCCCTAATCGCTGAATTGAATTTTACAATAAAAGGAATTTGCTAATTAAGGAGTATGCCTGATCAAAACCTTCAATTTTGCTTTGATTTAGATTTTAAGACAGGATTTGGTTCTGACTTAAAACATGTTATTATTCTGTCTTTCATTTTTGGCTTTATGTATTCATTTTGGACTTACACATGTGGTTCATTATCATTGATTAATAAATTGATAAAGAGGATAagtaataaaaactactaaacaaAGAACAGTATCAACCAAATGAGAACTGGGAAGCCAGACCTCGAAGGTTCTCCCCTAGAGAGTTTCCTCTTTTTTGGAACAATTCGAATTTTCGTATGTTGACAATTTTTAGTACGTATACTGTATAGTTTCCCTTGCATTTGTTGCACATGAAGATTACCAAGACAATTCAAATAAAGCATCTAGATGAATgtaagaatataaaaataaaattgaaaacaagTCATTTCCAAAATAcatagaaaaacaagaaaatattacTTGAGAGAATTacaatttaaaattagttgtatTCATCATATATAGCAAATGTATAAATTCATTCAGATGTCATTTTcagaattaaaaaatatctcattaatggaaaaaggaaaaaagaaattcaaatgcaTCTCATTACTTGAACATAGAACTGCTTCAAGAAATTTATAACTTTCATTCAAACATGTCAATATTCGCAGCAAACTAAATCTCACTTGATTTTTTCTTGCCTAATACTCTGCATTTTCCATGTAAAAAATAGAACTTAATCATAAACTGCATTTTTCACATAAAAAAGAACTAGTGAGAACAACGTCCTTACTACTACCAGCTGGCCTTATATAATATGTGCATGGTGCAATTTTGCTCATCAATATGAACAATAGCAACAAAAATCTTTCCCCACTCTGTTATGTTGGCTCAAACCGCTCAATAGATTGGACAACATTTTCTTTTATCATATTTAAAACATTaacatataaatctcttttaatagtTTCACCAGTAGTTTCTCTACTTCAAGCCATTGG
Coding sequences within it:
- the LOC112802610 gene encoding protein NUCLEAR FUSION DEFECTIVE 4, which codes for MMDWRKLSSYAKSKWISTVASTWIQCSSGSLYTFSIYSQTLKSTLHYDQSTLTTVSVWKDVGINAGVLCGLLYDFAARRTANGPWLIHLLGSAQCFLGYFLMWAAVAGVIAPVPVPVMCLFMYVTAQAQGYFNTSNVVTGVHNFPDYRGTIVGIMKGFLGLSGAILIQVYRTIFNNKPKAYLLMLALLPPINTLLLMWFVRIHNTREGDERKYLNMFSSMAVVVAAYLMTVIILENILRVPLIIHVLMLILLIVLLASLLCIAIQAHEATLANISENFHDERSQLIVEQVSSESDTNKQRTLQLGGNLNLLQAAQTLNFWILFLSVACAMGSGLATINNISQIGESLGYTVRETDSLVSLWSIWNFAGRFGGGYISDHFLHTRGWARPLFMVITLMVMSIGHLIIASGLQGALYVGSVLVGICYGSQWSIMPTIASEIFGVGNMGSIYNTITIASPVGSYIFSVRVVGYIYDKEASEGNICIGTHCFMLSFLIMASATVLGSLAALGLFFRTRNFYGQVAHRRIQNIL